A stretch of the Bordetella genomosp. 8 genome encodes the following:
- a CDS encoding putative hydro-lyase, with translation MSALPQQSGATAPSAPYQARLDARSGATTSPTANVAPGHVQANLAILPKALADEFLRFCLRNPKPCPILAVSEPGDPSLPELGVDIDIRTDIPRYRVWKDGVLVEEPLDVRHVWRDDLVSFLIGCSFSFEEAMLDNGLPVRHIEQGRNVPMYRTNVPTAAAGRFSGPLVVSMRPLKPADAIRAIQVTSRFPSVHGAPVHFGDPAAIGIADINKPDYGDAVDIRPGEVPVFWACGVTPQSVVAAVKPEFCITHAPGHMLVTDLINSRVAAL, from the coding sequence ATGTCCGCTCTTCCGCAACAATCCGGCGCCACCGCGCCGTCGGCGCCTTATCAGGCAAGGCTGGACGCGCGCTCCGGCGCGACGACGAGCCCGACCGCCAACGTGGCGCCAGGGCATGTCCAGGCCAACCTGGCCATCCTGCCCAAGGCGCTGGCCGACGAATTCCTGCGCTTCTGCCTGCGCAATCCCAAGCCGTGCCCCATCCTGGCGGTCTCCGAGCCGGGCGATCCGTCCTTGCCGGAGCTGGGCGTCGACATCGACATCCGCACCGATATCCCGCGCTACCGCGTCTGGAAGGACGGCGTGCTCGTCGAAGAGCCGCTGGACGTGCGCCACGTCTGGCGCGACGACCTCGTGTCCTTCCTGATCGGCTGCTCCTTCTCGTTCGAGGAAGCCATGCTGGACAACGGCCTGCCGGTGCGCCACATCGAACAGGGCCGCAACGTGCCCATGTACCGAACCAACGTGCCGACGGCCGCCGCCGGCCGTTTCTCGGGACCGCTGGTGGTATCGATGCGGCCGCTCAAGCCGGCCGACGCCATCCGTGCCATCCAGGTCACCTCGCGCTTCCCGTCCGTGCACGGCGCGCCGGTGCATTTCGGCGACCCGGCCGCCATCGGCATCGCCGACATCAACAAGCCCGATTACGGCGATGCCGTGGATATCCGCCCGGGCGAGGTGCCGGTGTTCTGGGCCTGCGGCGTCACGCCGCAGTCGGTCGTGGCCGCGGTCAAGCCGGAATTCTGCATCACCCATGCCCCCGGCCATATGCTGGTGACCGATCTCATCAACAGCCGCGTCGCGGCCTTGTGA
- a CDS encoding DUF1059 domain-containing protein has translation MTRKYIDCREFPSDSHCTVALSADSDDELLEAAVQHACAVHHHSDTPELRTQIRTLFHEGTPPVESPPRA, from the coding sequence ATGACGCGCAAATACATCGATTGCCGCGAGTTCCCCAGCGACAGCCATTGCACCGTCGCGCTATCGGCCGATAGCGATGACGAACTGCTGGAAGCTGCCGTACAACACGCCTGCGCGGTTCACCACCACTCGGATACGCCCGAGCTGCGCACGCAGATCCGCACCCTTTTCCACGAGGGTACGCCGCCGGTCGAATCGCCGCCGCGGGCCTGA
- a CDS encoding DMT family transporter — protein MSSRVQDAHARPPTRVAAPLPVSAHPVLGIALLLLSMCVLSTLDASGKWVMAAGVPMLLLSWVRYAAHLVVALALIVPARGWRILASRRPREQMLRGGAMLCATLFFFTSLSHLPQAEATAINFLAPLIVLLLAPWVLREPPRLSRWVAAGVAFLGVIIVIRPGGGLDPAGTMFGLAGALCFSVQYIASRRVAADDPLTSIIWSGGVGTVVLSFALPYAIPAGLPALRELDPLHWFVLASTGVTGCVGHLLQIAAYRKAAASTLAPFSYLQIVSSTATGWLIWGQFPDALTWLGIAIICGSGITIGVLEWRRARLAAGTSLR, from the coding sequence ATGTCGTCACGGGTGCAAGACGCCCACGCCCGCCCGCCGACGCGCGTGGCGGCGCCGCTGCCCGTGTCCGCGCACCCAGTGCTGGGCATCGCGCTGCTGCTGCTTTCCATGTGCGTCCTGTCCACCCTGGACGCCAGCGGCAAGTGGGTCATGGCCGCGGGCGTGCCCATGCTGCTGCTGTCGTGGGTCCGTTACGCCGCGCACCTGGTGGTCGCCCTGGCGCTGATCGTGCCCGCCCGTGGATGGCGCATCCTGGCCAGCCGCCGCCCGCGCGAGCAGATGCTGCGCGGCGGCGCCATGCTCTGCGCCACCCTGTTCTTCTTCACGTCCCTGAGCCACCTGCCGCAGGCCGAGGCGACGGCCATCAATTTCCTGGCGCCCCTGATCGTGCTCCTGCTGGCGCCCTGGGTACTGCGCGAACCGCCGCGCCTCTCGCGCTGGGTGGCGGCCGGCGTCGCCTTCCTGGGCGTGATCATCGTGATCCGGCCGGGGGGCGGACTCGATCCCGCCGGCACGATGTTCGGCCTGGCCGGCGCGCTCTGTTTTTCGGTGCAATACATCGCCAGCCGACGCGTCGCCGCCGACGACCCGTTGACGTCGATCATATGGAGCGGCGGCGTGGGCACGGTGGTGCTGTCCTTCGCCCTGCCCTATGCCATACCCGCCGGGCTGCCCGCGTTGCGGGAGCTGGACCCGCTGCACTGGTTCGTGCTCGCGTCCACGGGCGTCACCGGCTGCGTGGGACACCTGCTGCAGATCGCCGCCTACCGCAAGGCCGCGGCATCCACGCTTGCGCCTTTTTCCTACCTGCAGATCGTCAGTTCCACCGCGACAGGCTGGCTGATCTGGGGTCAGTTTCCCGATGCGCTGACCTGGCTGGGCATCGCCATCATCTGCGGCAGCGGCATCACGATAGGCGTGCTCGAATGGCGCCGCGCACGGCTGGCGGCGGGAACCAGCTTGCGCTGA
- a CDS encoding LysR family transcriptional regulator — translation MIDLRNIETFFWVARLGGFRAAAEKLNATQPAISQRIASLESGLGVRLFERDSRGITLTAKGYELLSHAERMLQMRADMQRAAAAQNVMSGTLRLGVSESIVHTWLPSLMEYMHEAYPALMVEIQVDTSTALRTQLSSHQIDLAFLLGPMDEPRVENIHLCRYPLAWIASPQLKLGRPPISLKRLGRWPVITYTSNTDPHRAVRRILIEGGVQSPRMYGSSALSVIVRMTLDGIGTAVIAPVILGRELAQGLLQILDVQAPELPPLNYTACWMQGPDSHVARTVAQAAQYIAREDAARAGGGSLTLDPAPMPVPGLGITRRRAAKAAK, via the coding sequence ATGATCGACCTGCGCAACATAGAAACCTTCTTCTGGGTCGCCCGCCTGGGCGGCTTCCGCGCGGCCGCGGAGAAGCTGAACGCTACCCAGCCGGCGATTTCGCAGCGCATTGCGTCGCTGGAATCCGGCCTGGGCGTGCGCCTGTTCGAGCGCGACTCGCGCGGCATCACGCTGACCGCCAAGGGCTATGAACTGCTCTCGCATGCGGAGCGCATGCTGCAGATGCGCGCCGACATGCAGCGCGCGGCGGCGGCGCAGAATGTGATGAGCGGCACGCTGCGCCTGGGCGTGTCGGAAAGCATCGTGCACACCTGGCTGCCCAGCCTGATGGAATACATGCACGAGGCCTATCCCGCCCTGATGGTCGAAATCCAGGTGGACACCAGCACCGCCTTGCGCACGCAATTGTCCTCGCACCAGATCGACCTGGCCTTCCTGCTGGGCCCCATGGACGAACCGCGCGTCGAAAACATCCATCTATGCCGCTATCCGCTGGCATGGATCGCCAGCCCGCAGCTGAAACTGGGGCGTCCGCCGATCTCGCTCAAGCGCCTGGGCCGCTGGCCCGTGATCACCTACACCTCCAACACCGACCCCCACCGGGCGGTGCGGCGCATCCTCATCGAAGGCGGGGTCCAATCGCCCCGCATGTACGGCAGCTCCGCGCTGAGCGTGATCGTGCGCATGACGCTGGACGGCATCGGCACCGCCGTCATCGCCCCGGTCATCCTGGGCCGCGAGCTGGCCCAGGGCCTGCTGCAGATACTGGACGTGCAGGCCCCCGAACTGCCGCCGCTGAATTACACCGCCTGCTGGATGCAGGGTCCCGACAGCCACGTCGCCCGGACCGTGGCGCAGGCCGCCCAGTACATCGCGCGCGAGGATGCCGCCCGCGCGGGTGGCGGCTCGCTCACCCTCGACCCGGCGCCGATGCCCGTGCCGGGCCTAGGGATTACCCGGCGTCGGGCGGCCAAAGCCGCAAAATGA
- a CDS encoding FAD-binding oxidoreductase, which produces MFTLSSTALDDLKANTRGRVVLPTDPDYDEVRKVWNAMIDRRPAAIVRCAGVADIRRAILFAREHGVPLTIRGAGHNIAGSAICDDGLMMDLSPMRAIRIDPAAQHAWVEPGATLADFDHEAQAFGLATPVGINSTTGIAGLTLGGGFGWLSRRYGMTIDNLRAADVLTADGELIRASPNTHEDLFWAIRGGGGNFGAVSMFEFQLHAVGPQIYGGLVVFPMAQAREALRAYRAAAQSMPEELTVWAVLRKAPPLPFLPTETHGQPVIVFAVCYSGPVQNGELVTEAVRQFGTAYGEHLGAMPYTAWQKAFDPLLTPGARNYWKSHDFDELSDDLFDTLIDSASRLPSPQCEIFLGQLGGHAGRIPPDAMAYPNRNARFIVNVHSRWESPTDDAACIGWAREFFDAAAPFALGSVYVNFMTEEESTRISAAYGPNYTRLRAIKGRYDPHNLFRHNQNIAPVTRT; this is translated from the coding sequence ATGTTCACACTGTCCAGCACCGCCTTGGACGACCTCAAGGCCAACACACGCGGCCGTGTCGTTCTTCCCACGGATCCCGACTACGACGAAGTACGCAAGGTGTGGAATGCGATGATCGACCGGCGTCCGGCCGCCATCGTGCGTTGCGCCGGCGTCGCCGACATCCGCCGCGCGATCCTGTTCGCACGCGAACACGGCGTGCCGCTGACGATACGCGGCGCCGGCCACAACATTGCCGGCAGCGCGATCTGCGACGATGGCCTCATGATGGACCTGTCGCCGATGCGCGCCATCCGTATCGACCCCGCCGCGCAGCACGCGTGGGTCGAACCGGGCGCCACGCTGGCCGACTTCGACCACGAAGCGCAGGCCTTCGGCCTGGCGACGCCGGTGGGCATCAATTCGACCACCGGCATTGCCGGCCTGACCCTGGGCGGCGGATTCGGCTGGCTGAGCCGCCGCTATGGCATGACGATAGACAACCTGCGCGCCGCGGACGTGCTCACTGCCGATGGCGAGCTCATCCGGGCCAGTCCCAACACGCATGAAGACCTGTTCTGGGCCATCCGCGGCGGCGGCGGCAATTTCGGCGCGGTGTCGATGTTCGAATTCCAGCTGCACGCCGTGGGGCCGCAGATCTACGGTGGCCTGGTCGTTTTCCCGATGGCGCAGGCGCGCGAGGCGCTGCGGGCGTATCGCGCCGCCGCGCAATCCATGCCGGAAGAATTGACCGTGTGGGCGGTGCTGCGCAAGGCGCCGCCCTTGCCCTTCCTGCCGACGGAAACGCACGGCCAGCCGGTCATCGTCTTCGCGGTCTGCTATAGCGGGCCCGTGCAGAACGGCGAGCTGGTGACGGAGGCCGTGCGACAGTTCGGCACGGCGTATGGCGAGCATCTGGGCGCCATGCCCTATACCGCCTGGCAGAAGGCTTTCGACCCACTGTTGACGCCGGGCGCGCGCAACTACTGGAAGTCGCATGACTTCGACGAACTGTCGGACGACCTGTTCGACACGCTGATCGATTCGGCATCGCGGCTGCCTTCTCCGCAATGCGAAATCTTCCTGGGCCAGCTGGGCGGCCATGCCGGCCGCATACCGCCTGACGCCATGGCCTATCCGAACCGCAACGCACGGTTCATCGTCAACGTGCATTCGCGCTGGGAGAGCCCGACGGACGACGCAGCCTGCATAGGCTGGGCACGCGAGTTCTTCGACGCGGCGGCGCCCTTCGCGCTGGGCAGCGTATACGTGAATTTCATGACGGAAGAAGAATCCACGCGCATCAGCGCCGCCTACGGACCCAACTACACCCGGCTGCGCGCGATCAAGGGCCGCTACGATCCGCACAATCTGTTCCGGCATAACCAGAACATCGCCCCCGTCACGCGGACGTGA
- a CDS encoding arylesterase translates to MRPLIRLLFATILSLLAASAHAQTAANPAGSNNGTGEHKTILVVGDSLSAEYGIARGTGWVPLLGRRLAQEYPGWSVANASISGDTTSGGLTRLPALLKQRPAIVILELGSNDALRGLPLAMTEQNLTAMARQASQAGAKVLLVGMQIPPNYGRAYADQFRELFVKVAAAENAGLVPFLMDGIATDREMFQPDGIHPNEQGQPRLLENVWGGLEPMLK, encoded by the coding sequence ATGCGCCCGCTCATCCGTTTGTTGTTCGCGACCATCCTGTCCCTGCTGGCGGCCAGTGCCCACGCTCAGACCGCCGCAAACCCCGCTGGTTCCAATAATGGCACCGGCGAGCATAAGACCATACTCGTGGTGGGTGACAGTCTATCCGCCGAGTATGGCATCGCGCGGGGCACGGGATGGGTGCCGCTGCTGGGGCGCCGCCTGGCCCAGGAATATCCCGGCTGGTCGGTGGCCAATGCCAGCATCAGCGGCGATACCACCAGCGGCGGCCTGACACGCCTGCCCGCCTTGCTGAAGCAGCGTCCGGCGATCGTGATCCTGGAGCTGGGCTCCAACGACGCCCTGCGCGGCCTGCCGCTGGCCATGACCGAGCAGAACCTGACGGCGATGGCGCGGCAGGCCAGTCAGGCGGGCGCGAAGGTATTGCTGGTGGGCATGCAGATACCGCCCAACTACGGCCGCGCCTACGCGGATCAGTTTCGTGAACTGTTCGTCAAGGTGGCGGCGGCGGAAAACGCCGGCCTGGTGCCTTTCCTGATGGATGGCATCGCCACCGATCGCGAGATGTTCCAGCCGGACGGTATACACCCCAACGAACAAGGGCAGCCGCGCCTACTGGAGAACGTATGGGGTGGGCTGGAACCGATGTTGAAGTAA
- a CDS encoding ABC transporter ATP-binding protein produces MDTGNAIEVRGLGKQVADAGGTLAILDGIDFTVPAGTALAITGSSGSGKSTLLGLLAGLDVPSSGSVTLAGRDLFALDEDGRARLRANHVGFVFQSFQLLPNLTALENVMLPLELAGQPAREAARAMLERVGLGDRLHHYPRTLSGGEQQRVSLARAFVVRPDLLFADEPTGSLDAATGERVIDLIFELHREHGATLVLVTHDPGLAARCERQLVLAAGKVVTSA; encoded by the coding sequence ATGGATACGGGTAATGCGATAGAGGTGCGGGGATTGGGCAAGCAGGTCGCCGACGCGGGCGGCACGCTGGCCATACTGGATGGTATCGATTTTACGGTCCCGGCCGGGACGGCCCTGGCGATTACGGGCAGTTCCGGTTCGGGTAAATCGACCCTGTTGGGACTGCTGGCCGGCCTGGATGTTCCCAGCAGCGGATCGGTCACGTTGGCCGGCCGCGATCTGTTCGCCCTGGATGAGGACGGACGCGCGCGGCTGCGCGCCAATCATGTGGGCTTCGTATTCCAGTCCTTCCAGCTGCTGCCGAACCTGACGGCACTGGAAAACGTCATGTTGCCGCTGGAACTGGCGGGCCAGCCGGCGCGCGAGGCGGCGCGCGCCATGCTGGAGCGCGTCGGCCTGGGCGACCGCCTGCATCACTATCCCAGGACGCTATCGGGCGGCGAGCAGCAGCGGGTGTCCCTGGCACGCGCCTTCGTGGTCCGGCCAGACCTGTTGTTCGCCGACGAGCCCACCGGCAGCCTGGACGCGGCCACCGGCGAACGCGTGATAGACCTGATCTTCGAATTGCACCGCGAACACGGCGCCACGCTGGTGCTCGTGACGCACGACCCCGGGCTCGCGGCCCGCTGCGAACGTCAGCTGGTCCTGGCGGCGGGAAAGGTGGTCACGTCCGCGTGA